A section of the Sedimentisphaera cyanobacteriorum genome encodes:
- a CDS encoding LamG domain-containing protein → MKRKISLFVLAIIASILILPNAGAGEKWRFITLSDWHSAEKYIHVRGEDYGSREKAVKEDIAAAKMLKDNYGGEFVFIPGDSNGGHWDTKRFRNNYSPNLSPEETVLKAGHYCYEGMINAFAKGGYDKIIMAVGDHEMGDNPWPAGSMVSKLQPEFRESFAKEFNYDENGEFIYDEPIGEAPSRPLGTKYQDTSYAYQHKNVLFITVDEFHQENPNKRIGGEGSVTGTVTGKHLDWLRNVLSEANKDSSIKHIFVQGHLPVIYPVRKVNSSGMMMDDNDDNPFWKVLREYGADLYFAGEVHANTVTKDSKSDLIQLVSRGNFFTNFLTLDITDDLIDINLYENPKRNVLEGSYSKAGSLVIDKSDEKTRFKGEGMLDFVDIDARLFHFDFEELSNLHERPIFGLRDREIRGIKTTTETIPNKGEFGVQYDAVQANVSLEKTEYSGKAGRFTEKSRMACYGMGPLQNEHAVSYAVRVKTESPEKMVLINTGSIWGSNVRNFLNLNLNNGLVQVEASKSSSLLARSERLNDSKWHHIAAVMPEDGCQLSEVLVYVDGKKCETKLKGADTKLYFNQAVRLSFGGLGYSKKAFDSLGVSPFIGMMDDISVWTRPLKQAEAESLAEQQG, encoded by the coding sequence GGCCATAATAGCCTCAATCTTAATCCTGCCGAATGCGGGAGCTGGAGAAAAATGGCGCTTTATCACCCTCTCAGACTGGCATTCAGCTGAAAAGTACATTCACGTTCGAGGCGAAGATTACGGCAGCCGAGAGAAGGCTGTAAAGGAAGATATAGCAGCTGCAAAAATGCTCAAGGATAATTACGGAGGCGAATTTGTCTTTATCCCGGGCGACAGCAACGGAGGCCACTGGGATACAAAACGCTTCAGGAATAATTACTCCCCAAACCTCTCCCCCGAAGAAACCGTGCTCAAGGCAGGCCATTACTGCTATGAAGGTATGATAAATGCATTCGCCAAAGGCGGATACGATAAAATAATTATGGCAGTAGGCGATCACGAGATGGGGGACAACCCATGGCCTGCTGGGAGTATGGTATCTAAGCTCCAGCCTGAGTTTCGTGAGTCATTCGCAAAGGAGTTCAACTATGATGAAAACGGCGAATTCATATATGACGAGCCGATAGGCGAAGCCCCCTCCCGTCCTCTGGGGACAAAATACCAAGACACGTCTTACGCATATCAGCATAAAAACGTGCTTTTCATCACTGTGGACGAGTTCCATCAGGAAAATCCAAACAAGCGAATCGGCGGCGAGGGCTCTGTTACAGGCACGGTTACCGGCAAACACCTCGACTGGCTCAGAAACGTGCTCAGCGAGGCAAACAAAGACAGCTCCATCAAACACATCTTTGTGCAGGGACATCTGCCGGTGATTTATCCCGTTCGCAAGGTAAACAGCAGCGGTATGATGATGGATGACAACGATGATAATCCGTTCTGGAAGGTGCTCAGAGAATACGGGGCTGATCTGTACTTCGCAGGGGAGGTGCACGCCAATACCGTTACCAAAGACAGTAAATCAGACCTGATCCAGCTTGTGAGCAGAGGGAACTTTTTCACGAACTTCCTCACGCTCGATATTACAGATGATCTTATCGACATAAACCTCTATGAAAACCCCAAGCGAAACGTGCTTGAAGGCAGCTATTCAAAAGCCGGCAGCCTCGTTATAGATAAGTCAGACGAAAAAACAAGATTCAAAGGCGAAGGTATGCTCGATTTTGTTGATATCGATGCCCGCTTATTCCACTTCGATTTCGAAGAGCTCAGCAACCTGCACGAAAGACCGATTTTCGGCCTTCGGGACAGAGAGATAAGGGGGATAAAAACTACAACCGAAACCATACCGAACAAAGGCGAATTCGGCGTTCAGTACGATGCGGTGCAGGCAAACGTAAGCCTTGAGAAAACCGAATACAGCGGTAAAGCCGGCAGGTTCACAGAGAAAAGCAGGATGGCCTGCTACGGTATGGGGCCACTTCAAAATGAACACGCCGTGAGCTATGCGGTGAGAGTGAAAACCGAATCACCCGAAAAAATGGTGCTGATAAACACAGGTTCAATATGGGGCAGTAATGTAAGGAATTTTCTCAACCTGAACCTCAATAATGGGCTCGTCCAGGTGGAAGCGAGCAAATCATCCAGCCTGTTAGCCCGCTCTGAACGGCTTAACGACAGCAAATGGCATCATATAGCTGCTGTTATGCCGGAAGACGGCTGCCAACTATCGGAGGTTCTTGTCTATGTTGACGGGAAGAAGTGCGAAACAAAGCTCAAAGGGGCTGATACAAAGCTATATTTCAATCAGGCCGTGAGGCTCTCCTTCGGCGGTCTCGGATACAGCAAAAAGGCCTTCGATTCGCTCGGCGTGAGCCCGTTTATCGGGATGATGGATGATATATCCGTCTGGACAAGGCCGCTGAAGCAGGCTGAGGCGGAAAGTTTAGCCGAACAGCAAGGATAA
- a CDS encoding sulfatase family protein, with amino-acid sequence MQKSFTRRDFLRAAGSSAAAIALSGAATSNAKDARPNILLIVTDQESWIDEQTRDLLDMPANRWLYENGTSFSSFYCTTAQCTPARSTIQTGLYPHQTRHVANTNKTYCAHIPEGVEFLGNKMRQAGYFNGYGGKWHLLEPKKRLGVGKVMGGTDDAGQDEYFKRFMKIRDESKPWFYQAHFLNPHDIYHMNYIFEGEELPDPDKATKWLKDKIKRVPGEEKRAERILKRLGDKLNPPPGWDKKIEGIPPAKGDWAYPYGNSGKYETLSRREKLEYWKKYRALYYCLHEMVDEQIGDLLNVLKKDYPEQFRNTIIIRTADHGDMSGEHESLKYKGPVPFDAQMHIPLILAGPGIPKGREIKDIASQADLAATICELAGAEKPNKGRSDAGSLVKAIKTSAPAGREYVFIEYYFLGAVQPLRIIRSKNYKYAVHYAENKTALFDYSKDPWERNNLSGNPAYSQIENKLKNELLAWQEEMRDPVTTDKYIFEEWKNPRKG; translated from the coding sequence ATGCAGAAAAGTTTTACAAGAAGAGATTTCTTAAGGGCTGCGGGCAGCAGTGCAGCAGCAATCGCGCTCAGCGGGGCGGCAACATCTAACGCAAAAGATGCCCGCCCAAACATACTGCTTATAGTTACCGATCAGGAAAGCTGGATTGACGAGCAGACAAGAGATCTGCTCGATATGCCCGCAAACCGCTGGCTTTATGAAAACGGAACGTCATTCTCCAGCTTCTACTGCACCACAGCACAGTGCACGCCCGCAAGGAGCACAATCCAGACAGGGCTCTACCCCCACCAGACGCGGCACGTTGCCAACACTAACAAAACCTACTGCGCACATATCCCAGAAGGCGTGGAATTTCTCGGCAATAAGATGCGGCAAGCTGGATACTTCAACGGCTACGGCGGAAAATGGCATCTGCTCGAGCCAAAGAAGAGGCTCGGCGTTGGAAAGGTGATGGGCGGAACGGATGACGCCGGTCAGGATGAGTACTTCAAAAGATTTATGAAGATCAGGGATGAATCAAAGCCTTGGTTTTATCAGGCGCATTTCCTAAATCCGCACGATATCTATCATATGAACTATATCTTCGAAGGTGAAGAGCTGCCCGATCCCGATAAAGCAACAAAATGGCTCAAAGACAAAATAAAAAGGGTGCCCGGGGAGGAAAAAAGAGCTGAAAGGATATTAAAAAGGCTCGGCGATAAGCTCAATCCCCCTCCCGGCTGGGACAAAAAGATAGAAGGCATTCCGCCTGCAAAGGGAGACTGGGCATACCCCTACGGCAACAGCGGCAAGTACGAAACGCTCTCCCGCAGGGAAAAACTCGAATACTGGAAGAAATACCGCGCTTTGTACTACTGCCTGCACGAGATGGTGGATGAGCAGATAGGCGATCTGCTGAATGTGTTGAAAAAAGATTATCCCGAGCAGTTCAGGAACACAATCATAATTCGCACCGCAGACCATGGAGATATGAGCGGCGAGCATGAGAGTCTCAAGTATAAAGGGCCTGTGCCATTCGATGCCCAAATGCACATACCGCTTATACTGGCAGGCCCCGGGATACCCAAGGGCAGAGAGATCAAAGATATTGCGAGTCAGGCGGATCTTGCGGCAACAATCTGCGAGCTGGCTGGAGCTGAGAAGCCAAACAAGGGCAGATCAGATGCAGGGAGCCTTGTTAAGGCGATAAAAACTTCTGCCCCTGCGGGAAGGGAATACGTATTTATAGAATACTACTTCCTCGGCGCAGTTCAGCCGCTTCGAATAATCAGAAGCAAAAACTACAAATACGCAGTGCATTACGCAGAGAACAAAACAGCACTGTTCGACTACTCCAAAGACCCTTGGGAGCGGAACAACCTCAGCGGGAATCCCGCCTACAGCCAGATTGAAAACAAGCTGAAAAATGAGCTTCTCGCATGGCAGGAGGAAATGAGAGATCCGGTTACAACGGATAAATATATTTTTGAAGAATGGAAGAATCCAAGGAAAGGCTAA